A DNA window from Bacteroides cellulosilyticus contains the following coding sequences:
- a CDS encoding PepSY-like domain-containing protein, with amino-acid sequence MKKLTYSFLLLMLLTSVPALADYAPVNVQTALKKMYPAAKDVAWSRDEAYYVADFIQNGYATKVWFNSEAQWEMRQIDWGTMDEVPNAVYNAFVASEYSDGMVQGVTLVQFPKKQSVISVVVGMANTQTRYQLLFTPDGGLEDERNATYFNNLLGAEVFLNT; translated from the coding sequence ATGAAAAAGTTGACGTATTCTTTCCTGCTTCTGATGCTCCTGACATCAGTTCCGGCCCTGGCCGATTATGCGCCTGTCAATGTACAGACAGCACTGAAAAAGATGTACCCTGCCGCCAAGGATGTTGCCTGGTCACGGGATGAGGCTTACTATGTAGCGGACTTTATACAGAATGGTTACGCCACAAAGGTCTGGTTCAACTCCGAGGCACAATGGGAAATGAGACAGATTGACTGGGGAACAATGGACGAAGTGCCCAATGCCGTGTACAACGCTTTTGTTGCAAGCGAATATTCCGATGGAATGGTGCAGGGAGTCACATTGGTTCAATTCCCTAAGAAACAATCAGTAATTTCCGTAGTTGTGGGAATGGCGAATACACAAACCAGATACCAACTACTGTTCACCCCCGACGGAGGACTTGAGGATGAACGGAATGCCACTTACTTTAATAATCTGCTGGGAGCCGAGGTGTTCCTGAACACTTAA
- a CDS encoding sensor histidine kinase: MKRYTNILILLLLTGLFIPAGAQNNPYKIDDSLYPFFQRATKSRTYPQGLLIADTLYAEATKKKDKKAQCLALTIPVSFYYSSGNYEKLEQAATKLKEEARKNNYLQYYYSAYTSEINWLLNNGHSLRALHKAEEMKEQAFKDQHNYGIFSCIRTLGHIYYMRQNSEVAAEYYKNALEYMLKHLPEQDPSYLYMNLAEYYRKKDEGEVALEYNEKAVKTAKTNESRVASLMDKCQTLYSMDRIDDFNTCYEECLQLVEQYGVIRKSALLRLRICKLVLDKKYDQAYITADSIGSPLQIYQIRHELYLKSGNYEKAYIYNKLIHRYQDSINRLVQSADIAELNAQIGNERMKLDAKALEYKNAALNLRNTQLELDRTKSQSELEKINAENSRLVLRNRNLELARLNVEAEKQKAILKEQQSASQHYIVTLSLVLSFLFLFTCFLIFYLYRRRKTMAILQEKNGELTIARDHAEESDRMKSFFIQNMSHEIRTPLNAIVGFSQVLSTPDMEVDEEEKAEFSMLIQQNSELLTTLINDVLDLASLESGKYTMHLAPHRCNELCQVAMISVVHRNPKEVKSYFTSDAPNDFLFVTDKERLQQVLINFLTNAEKHTERGEIHLHCSLTENPGKITFSVADTGPGVPADQADYVFDRFSKLDEFKQGTGLGLNICSIIAERLKGEVKLDKSYTKGARFLFILPLDGAPGN, encoded by the coding sequence ATGAAAAGATACACTAACATACTAATTTTACTACTTCTTACAGGACTTTTTATCCCTGCCGGGGCACAAAACAACCCTTATAAGATAGATGACTCTTTATACCCCTTTTTTCAGCGCGCCACCAAATCACGAACTTATCCCCAAGGATTGCTTATCGCTGACACTCTTTATGCAGAAGCAACCAAAAAGAAAGACAAAAAAGCACAATGTTTGGCACTTACCATTCCGGTAAGTTTCTACTATAGTTCCGGCAATTATGAGAAACTGGAACAGGCAGCCACTAAATTAAAGGAAGAGGCACGCAAAAACAACTATCTGCAATATTACTATTCCGCATATACGAGCGAAATAAATTGGCTCCTTAACAACGGACATTCACTGCGTGCCCTGCACAAAGCCGAAGAAATGAAAGAACAGGCTTTCAAAGACCAGCACAACTACGGCATCTTTTCGTGTATTCGTACCTTGGGACACATCTACTATATGCGTCAGAATAGTGAGGTAGCAGCCGAGTACTACAAAAATGCCTTAGAATACATGCTGAAGCATTTGCCCGAACAAGATCCGTCATACCTTTACATGAACCTTGCTGAGTATTACCGAAAGAAAGACGAAGGTGAAGTAGCATTGGAATACAATGAGAAAGCCGTGAAAACTGCTAAAACCAATGAGAGCCGTGTAGCTTCCCTAATGGATAAATGCCAGACTCTGTATAGTATGGACCGAATCGATGACTTTAACACTTGCTATGAAGAATGCCTGCAACTGGTCGAACAATATGGTGTTATCCGCAAATCAGCTTTGTTGCGTTTACGTATCTGCAAACTTGTTCTGGATAAAAAATACGATCAGGCATATATAACCGCTGATTCGATAGGAAGCCCATTACAGATTTACCAGATACGCCATGAGTTATATCTGAAATCAGGAAACTATGAAAAAGCTTATATATATAATAAGTTGATTCACAGATATCAGGATTCAATCAATCGCCTGGTACAATCCGCAGACATCGCCGAACTGAATGCACAGATAGGCAACGAACGCATGAAACTGGATGCCAAGGCCCTGGAATATAAGAATGCAGCACTCAACCTGAGGAATACCCAACTGGAACTGGACCGGACAAAGTCACAATCTGAACTGGAAAAGATAAATGCTGAAAACAGCAGATTGGTATTGAGGAACCGGAATCTGGAACTGGCACGTCTCAATGTAGAAGCGGAAAAACAGAAAGCCATCTTAAAAGAGCAGCAAAGTGCTTCTCAACATTACATCGTAACTCTCAGCCTTGTACTCTCATTCTTATTTCTTTTCACCTGTTTCCTGATATTCTACCTATACAGACGCCGTAAAACAATGGCCATCTTACAAGAAAAAAATGGAGAGCTCACCATTGCACGCGACCATGCCGAGGAGTCGGATCGGATGAAAAGTTTCTTTATACAGAATATGAGCCACGAGATACGTACACCGCTCAATGCCATAGTCGGATTCTCACAAGTTTTATCCACTCCGGATATGGAGGTGGACGAGGAAGAGAAAGCAGAGTTCAGCATGCTTATCCAGCAGAATTCCGAGTTACTGACTACGCTAATTAATGATGTCCTCGACCTTGCCAGTTTGGAAAGTGGTAAATACACCATGCATCTGGCGCCTCATCGCTGCAATGAATTATGCCAGGTAGCAATGATTTCCGTTGTACATCGTAATCCGAAAGAAGTGAAGTCCTATTTCACTTCCGATGCACCAAATGACTTCTTGTTTGTGACGGATAAAGAACGCCTGCAACAGGTACTTATCAATTTCCTGACCAATGCGGAGAAACACACGGAACGGGGTGAGATTCACCTCCATTGCTCTCTCACAGAGAATCCGGGAAAGATAACCTTCTCCGTTGCAGATACAGGTCCGGGAGTTCCGGCAGACCAGGCAGACTATGTTTTCGACCGTTTCAGCAAACTGGATGAATTTAAACAGGGCACAGGACTCGGACTGAATATCTGTTCCATCATTGCCGAACGCCTGAAAGGTGAAGTGAAACTGGATAAGAGTTATACCAAAGGAGCACGTTTCCTGTTTATACTTCCACTGGACGGTGCTCCTGGTAACTAA
- a CDS encoding two-component regulator propeller domain-containing protein yields MHRPVLFLFILLQIWLPCTLAGQKSDYRLFDNISLGTEASVISCFLQDTQGLIWIGSNKGLFSYDGYSSQPHFTFGERSNTRIYCGTVVDSTYLYIGADNGLLIYNYRTDTYQEPEADFPTDIRTLALRDGVLWLGTLNGLYTYSPETRQLSAITEGLPHQTIYSIIRASDDNLYIGTYNGCCRYIPAAGRFETIDLPVTRGRSNQFVNSLLEDTARGCIWIGTEGCLFKYTLADGHTQRIDAFHDNSVKSLALDGNGQLLVGTDNGLYVYQEDEPLLHVVHDSRNLQSLSNNIIWTIFADREHNVWLGTDYGISMSRHNSVLRHIPISQITGTGEGNQFYSMLRDTHGTYWFGGTNGLIRFTALMDGEQDVAWYKMGDRKYPLSHNRVRHLYEDREQQFWVATDGSISRYDPAKRQFIHYNIVDSTRRYNANWTYSLFEDHDGQLWIATCLGGIFVVDKENLMRSSGGLYMAEKTYSIHNGLSGMFINQMIPDREGNVWALLYNSPNSIEKINPRTGEVTHIAAGELKGERTPNFILCAQDGYIWIGFPGGVMRVTPENDSIRMLPFDAYNHYEVLSMAEADGRIWISTTDGFWVADQQTLEVRRLNITDKRFTSMFFDKTSGELYLGTADGFAISSPEALLAEHLEQPLILTALYVNNQLYQSGAGQALDAVQSAQSIRYSQRINLDYDQNNLAFELSDLPYSLEEKSKLLYRLEGVDREWNLLKPNTNRITYNNLNYGDYRLIVSKLDAHGKPSEKTYALDIHIIPPWYYTPWAKAVYVLLCLVLILWTINFFRVKNRLKLERLEKEKILEQSQAKMEFFTNLSHDLKTPLSMIIAPISKLLPGIKDQQEKKQLEQVHRNAMKLNSLIHQGLDFNRVDSGNNTLLILSQIELVSFARGLFTLYAEEKAKEKKLTFHFHADREKIYIQMDAIKLESILDNLLSNAVKYTPEEGEITLRLQASDKEVHISVSDTGIGVPRQDQPYVFQRFFQSPKTAGTKEGTGIGLYLVKTYTELHGGKVQLSSEENKGTAITLTLPVIAMEQPVVEVSPEIVSSDIEPVAAGVTVVVPDTDTPAPDAPLLLIVDDTPEVSEFIYQILHTKYRCRLAENGKIGMELTLELMPDLIIADVMMPVMDGLEMVRHIKKHVPTSTIPIILLTAKSDKETELESIQLHIDAFIPKPFEPDILLSRVEQLLHSRETHEAKARMEVLSTPKEIEAVSYDEKFLASVIHLIEEHISDSELNVNALCEWTGTNNKQMYRKIKQLTGMTPVEYIKSIRMKKAAMLLKQQKFTVAEVMYMVGFSNHSYFSKCFQTEFGVTPKQYV; encoded by the coding sequence ATGCACAGACCAGTTCTTTTTCTTTTCATTCTGTTACAGATATGGCTTCCTTGCACTCTGGCGGGGCAGAAGTCCGATTACAGGCTGTTTGATAATATCAGTCTGGGGACGGAAGCATCCGTCATCAGTTGCTTCCTGCAAGACACGCAAGGACTGATATGGATAGGTTCCAACAAAGGACTGTTCAGTTACGACGGCTATTCCTCACAACCGCATTTCACTTTCGGCGAGCGCAGCAATACGCGCATTTATTGCGGTACGGTGGTGGACAGCACCTATCTTTATATAGGTGCGGACAATGGCCTACTGATTTATAACTACCGGACAGACACTTACCAAGAACCGGAAGCGGACTTCCCGACCGACATCCGCACACTGGCATTGCGTGACGGCGTGCTGTGGCTGGGGACACTAAACGGCCTCTATACCTACTCACCGGAAACCCGGCAACTCTCCGCCATCACCGAAGGACTTCCGCACCAGACCATTTATTCCATTATCCGCGCTTCGGACGATAACCTCTACATTGGCACGTACAACGGCTGTTGCCGCTACATCCCCGCCGCCGGACGCTTTGAAACCATAGACCTGCCCGTCACCCGTGGCCGAAGCAATCAGTTTGTCAATTCACTTCTGGAAGATACCGCACGCGGTTGCATCTGGATAGGCACAGAAGGATGTCTTTTCAAATACACCCTTGCCGACGGGCATACGCAGCGGATAGATGCTTTCCATGATAACTCCGTCAAGTCTCTGGCACTGGACGGGAACGGACAATTGCTGGTAGGCACCGATAATGGTCTGTACGTCTATCAGGAGGACGAGCCCCTGTTGCACGTTGTTCATGACTCCCGAAACCTCCAGTCCCTTTCTAACAATATCATCTGGACCATCTTTGCCGACCGAGAGCATAACGTCTGGCTGGGTACGGATTACGGCATCTCCATGTCCCGCCATAACAGTGTGTTGCGTCACATCCCTATCTCGCAGATTACCGGAACAGGGGAGGGCAACCAGTTCTATTCCATGCTGCGCGATACGCACGGAACTTATTGGTTTGGCGGCACCAACGGCCTCATTCGCTTCACCGCTCTTATGGATGGGGAACAGGACGTTGCCTGGTATAAGATGGGAGACCGGAAATATCCTTTGTCCCACAACCGGGTACGCCATCTTTACGAAGACCGTGAACAACAATTCTGGGTGGCTACGGATGGCAGCATCAGTCGTTACGACCCGGCGAAACGCCAGTTTATACATTATAACATAGTGGACAGCACCCGCCGCTACAACGCCAATTGGACGTATAGCCTTTTTGAAGACCATGACGGGCAACTTTGGATAGCTACCTGTCTCGGCGGTATTTTCGTTGTAGATAAGGAAAACCTCATGCGTTCTTCCGGCGGACTCTACATGGCGGAGAAGACTTATTCCATCCACAACGGCCTGTCCGGCATGTTCATCAACCAGATGATTCCCGACCGGGAAGGGAATGTATGGGCATTGCTCTATAACAGTCCCAACAGCATCGAAAAGATAAATCCCCGTACCGGCGAAGTCACCCATATTGCCGCCGGTGAACTGAAAGGCGAGCGTACTCCCAACTTTATCCTTTGTGCCCAGGACGGCTACATCTGGATAGGCTTCCCCGGCGGAGTGATGCGCGTGACTCCCGAAAACGACAGTATCCGTATGTTGCCATTTGATGCTTATAATCATTACGAAGTGCTTTCCATGGCCGAAGCCGACGGTCGCATCTGGATCTCTACCACAGATGGTTTCTGGGTAGCCGACCAGCAGACTCTGGAAGTCCGCCGCCTGAATATCACCGACAAGCGTTTCACCAGCATGTTCTTTGATAAGACAAGCGGAGAACTCTATCTGGGCACCGCAGACGGGTTTGCCATCTCCTCACCCGAGGCCTTGCTGGCGGAACACCTTGAACAGCCTTTGATATTAACCGCCCTTTATGTCAACAACCAACTTTACCAGTCTGGGGCGGGGCAGGCGCTTGATGCAGTGCAATCCGCACAAAGCATCCGTTACTCACAGCGTATAAATCTGGACTACGACCAGAACAATCTTGCTTTTGAACTCTCCGACCTGCCTTATTCCCTTGAAGAGAAAAGCAAACTGTTGTATCGCCTGGAAGGTGTGGACCGTGAATGGAACCTGTTGAAACCGAATACGAACCGGATTACTTACAACAATCTGAACTACGGTGACTACCGCCTGATAGTGAGCAAACTGGATGCGCATGGCAAGCCGTCCGAAAAAACGTATGCATTGGACATCCACATCATTCCGCCCTGGTACTACACCCCGTGGGCAAAGGCCGTTTATGTCTTGCTGTGCCTTGTCCTGATACTCTGGACAATCAACTTCTTCCGCGTGAAGAACCGTCTAAAACTGGAGCGTCTGGAGAAAGAGAAAATCCTGGAGCAGTCTCAGGCTAAGATGGAGTTCTTTACGAATCTCTCCCACGACCTGAAAACTCCGTTGAGCATGATTATCGCGCCTATCAGCAAGTTGCTGCCCGGCATCAAGGATCAGCAGGAGAAGAAACAACTGGAACAGGTGCATCGCAATGCCATGAAGTTGAATTCGCTTATTCATCAGGGGCTGGACTTCAACCGGGTGGATAGCGGAAACAATACATTACTGATACTTTCTCAAATCGAACTGGTGTCTTTTGCGCGTGGCTTATTCACCTTGTATGCAGAGGAGAAGGCGAAAGAGAAGAAGCTGACTTTCCATTTCCATGCCGACCGTGAAAAGATATACATACAGATGGATGCCATAAAACTGGAATCTATCTTGGATAACCTTTTATCCAATGCCGTGAAGTATACTCCGGAAGAGGGTGAGATAACGCTTCGTCTGCAGGCTTCTGATAAAGAAGTGCATATCTCTGTATCCGATACAGGTATCGGTGTTCCCCGTCAGGATCAACCGTATGTTTTTCAGCGCTTCTTCCAGTCTCCCAAGACGGCAGGCACGAAGGAGGGAACAGGTATCGGCCTGTATTTGGTAAAGACTTATACGGAACTGCATGGTGGTAAAGTTCAGCTTTCTTCAGAAGAGAATAAAGGTACTGCCATTACGCTGACCCTTCCGGTGATTGCTATGGAACAGCCTGTCGTAGAGGTTTCTCCGGAAATTGTATCTTCTGATATCGAACCTGTCGCTGCCGGAGTTACAGTTGTGGTTCCAGATACAGATACGCCCGCTCCGGATGCTCCATTGCTTCTGATTGTGGATGATACTCCGGAGGTTTCAGAGTTTATTTATCAGATACTGCATACTAAATATCGTTGCCGTTTGGCGGAAAATGGTAAGATAGGTATGGAACTTACCCTGGAATTAATGCCCGATCTGATTATTGCTGATGTCATGATGCCCGTAATGGATGGTCTTGAAATGGTGCGTCATATCAAGAAGCATGTTCCTACATCCACTATTCCCATTATCTTGCTGACGGCGAAAAGCGATAAGGAAACAGAGCTTGAAAGTATCCAGTTGCATATAGATGCTTTCATTCCTAAACCCTTTGAACCAGATATTTTACTTTCGCGTGTGGAGCAGTTACTTCATAGCCGGGAGACGCATGAGGCGAAAGCCCGCATGGAAGTTCTTTCCACCCCGAAGGAGATAGAGGCGGTTTCTTATGATGAAAAGTTCCTGGCAAGTGTGATTCATCTGATTGAAGAACACATCTCAGACTCCGAACTGAATGTGAATGCCCTTTGCGAATGGACTGGCACCAATAACAAGCAGATGTACCGCAAGATAAAACAACTGACGGGCATGACACCTGTGGAATACATTAAATCCATCCGCATGAAGAAAGCCGCCATGCTGTTGAAGCAACAGAAGTTCACGGTTGCCGAGGTGATGTACATGGTCGGTTTCTCCAATCACTCTTACTTTTCCAAGTGCTTTCAGACGGAGTTCGGGGTGACGCCTAAGCAATATGTTTAG